One Qiania dongpingensis genomic window carries:
- a CDS encoding OadG family transporter subunit, which translates to MSLSNIFADALSNTLLGMGTVFVVLIIIILVIMLMSKCVRSYENRGKEALEAPKAAAPVMPAAPVEEEEVTDDLELVAVITAAVAASAGTSTDGFVVRSIKRAQHRNW; encoded by the coding sequence ATGAGCTTAAGTAATATTTTTGCAGACGCCCTTTCCAATACGCTTCTCGGTATGGGGACGGTGTTCGTCGTATTGATCATCATCATCCTGGTGATCATGCTGATGAGCAAATGTGTCCGTTCTTACGAGAACAGAGGAAAAGAGGCTTTGGAAGCACCGAAGGCTGCGGCTCCGGTTATGCCGGCTGCGCCTGTGGAAGAGGAAGAAGTTACGGATGATCTGGAATTAGTCGCGGTTATCACTGCAGCCGTGGCGGCATCTGCGGGAACTTCCACCGATGGTTTTGTAGTACGCTCCATCAAGAGAGCACAGCATAGAAATTGGTAA
- a CDS encoding biotin/lipoyl-containing protein has product MKNYTITVNGVAYDVTVEEAGAGSAPAAAPKAAPKAAPKAAPAAAPKAAPAGGAGSIQVKAGAAGKVFKLEASVGQAVKAGDPVVVIEAMKMEIPVVAPEDGTVASIDVAVGDEIAAGAVLATLN; this is encoded by the coding sequence ATGAAAAATTATACAATTACAGTAAATGGTGTGGCATATGATGTGACAGTGGAAGAAGCAGGCGCAGGAAGCGCACCGGCAGCGGCTCCTAAGGCGGCTCCGAAAGCAGCTCCCAAGGCGGCTCCGGCAGCGGCTCCGAAAGCAGCACCGGCAGGCGGCGCGGGCAGCATTCAGGTAAAAGCGGGCGCGGCCGGAAAGGTCTTCAAACTGGAAGCCAGCGTAGGACAGGCGGTAAAAGCAGGAGATCCTGTCGTTGTCATTGAGGCAATGAAGATGGAAATTCCCGTTGTGGCACCCGAGGACGGCACCGTGGCCAGCATTGACGTGGCAGTCGGCGACGAGATTGCGGCAGGCGCAGTTTTGGCGACCCTGAACTAA
- a CDS encoding acyl-CoA carboxylase subunit beta: MSNLSTGKASERIAGLLDAQSFVEIGSYVTARSTDFNLPEKETPADGVITGYGTIDGNLVYVYSQDASVLGGSMGEMHAKKISNVYALAMKMGAPVIGLVDCAGLRLQEGTDALQAFGELYKNQTDASGVIPQITAVFGTCGGGMGVVPALTDFTFMEKEKARLFVNAPNALDGNIVSKCDTASAAYQSEAIGSVDVAAAESEIFEEIRTLISVLPANNEDDMSYDECTDDLNRVCDGLENCAGDTSIALSMISDDNFFFETKREYAKEMVTGFIRLNGTTVGAVANRSEICDEEGKAVSTFDNVLTSAGCRKAAEFVEFCDAFSIPVLTLTNVKGYKADMHQERKIAKAVADMTYAFANATVAKVNVIVGAAYGSAYVAMNSKSIGADVVFAWPDASVGMMDATSAARIIYADEIEKADNGAALLAEKAKAYAELQSSALSAAKRGYVDNIIDAQDTRKYVIGAFEMLFTKREERPAKKHGTV, encoded by the coding sequence ATGAGTAATTTATCAACAGGAAAAGCAAGCGAGAGAATCGCTGGCTTACTTGACGCTCAGAGCTTCGTGGAAATCGGCAGTTATGTAACAGCCCGAAGCACTGATTTTAATTTGCCGGAAAAAGAGACGCCGGCAGATGGCGTTATTACCGGTTACGGTACGATCGACGGTAATCTGGTGTATGTGTACAGTCAGGACGCTTCCGTGCTTGGCGGTTCCATGGGCGAGATGCATGCGAAAAAGATTTCTAATGTATACGCTCTGGCTATGAAGATGGGAGCACCGGTCATCGGTCTCGTTGACTGTGCCGGACTCAGGCTTCAGGAAGGAACGGACGCTTTGCAGGCGTTTGGAGAGCTTTATAAAAACCAGACGGATGCTTCCGGTGTGATTCCTCAGATCACGGCTGTTTTCGGAACCTGCGGCGGCGGTATGGGCGTAGTGCCGGCCCTTACGGATTTTACTTTCATGGAGAAGGAAAAGGCCAGGCTGTTTGTAAACGCTCCCAATGCGCTGGACGGCAATATCGTGTCAAAGTGCGATACGGCTTCCGCGGCTTACCAGAGCGAAGCAATCGGCTCTGTGGACGTTGCGGCGGCGGAGTCTGAGATTTTTGAAGAGATTCGGACCCTTATTTCCGTTTTACCTGCAAACAATGAGGACGATATGTCCTACGATGAATGTACAGATGACTTAAACCGCGTATGTGACGGACTTGAAAACTGTGCGGGAGATACCTCCATTGCCCTGTCCATGATTTCAGACGACAATTTCTTCTTCGAGACCAAGAGGGAATACGCAAAGGAAATGGTCACCGGTTTTATCCGCCTGAACGGCACCACGGTAGGGGCGGTAGCAAACCGTTCCGAAATCTGTGATGAAGAGGGAAAAGCCGTTTCGACCTTTGATAATGTGCTGACAAGCGCCGGCTGCAGAAAAGCTGCGGAGTTTGTGGAGTTCTGTGACGCATTCAGCATTCCGGTTCTGACACTTACCAATGTAAAAGGCTATAAAGCCGATATGCATCAGGAGAGAAAGATTGCGAAAGCGGTGGCGGATATGACTTATGCGTTTGCCAATGCCACAGTGGCAAAAGTAAATGTGATCGTAGGGGCTGCCTATGGAAGCGCTTATGTCGCGATGAACAGCAAATCCATCGGCGCAGATGTCGTGTTCGCATGGCCGGATGCTTCCGTCGGTATGATGGATGCCACCAGCGCTGCAAGGATCATCTATGCGGATGAGATTGAAAAAGCAGACAACGGGGCTGCGCTTTTGGCGGAGAAAGCCAAGGCATATGCAGAGCTCCAGTCCAGCGCGCTGTCCGCGGCGAAGAGAGGCTATGTGGACAATATCATCGATGCTCAGGATACAAGGAAATATGTGATCGGCGCATTTGAGATGCTTTTCACCAAAAGGGAAGAGCGCCCGGCCAAAAAACACGGAACAGTCTAA
- a CDS encoding DUF5685 family protein: protein MEQLDDDTREGVHMFGYVTINKPELKIKDFKRYQGYYCGLCRSLRMRYGFTGQLALNYDMVFLAALLTGLYEGGEFLSMRRCALHPTAKHMSIQNPYIDYAADMTVLLTYHNLLDDWMDDRNVGCLAAARILRKDCASLREKYPRQWNSMVEYLKKLHAYEEKKGKSLDTAARFTGEMLGELLVFKEDEWAASLRRIGFYLGKFIYLMDAYEDLEEDEKKDRYNPLREMKEKEEFDVWCGQVLTMMMAECSREFERLPILKDIDILRNILYAGVWTKYDIIKKKRAERTGE, encoded by the coding sequence ATGGAACAGTTGGACGATGATACGAGAGAGGGTGTGCATATGTTCGGATACGTGACGATCAATAAGCCGGAGCTTAAGATCAAGGATTTTAAACGATATCAGGGATATTACTGCGGACTGTGCAGAAGTCTTCGCATGCGGTACGGATTTACGGGACAGCTGGCTTTAAATTACGATATGGTATTTCTGGCGGCGCTTCTCACGGGGCTTTACGAGGGCGGAGAGTTTTTGTCCATGAGAAGATGTGCTCTCCATCCGACGGCAAAGCATATGTCGATCCAGAATCCTTATATTGACTATGCGGCGGATATGACGGTCCTTCTGACTTATCACAATCTGCTGGATGACTGGATGGATGACCGGAATGTGGGCTGTCTGGCGGCGGCCCGGATCCTGAGGAAAGACTGTGCGTCTTTAAGAGAAAAATATCCGCGTCAGTGGAACTCCATGGTAGAATATCTGAAGAAGCTTCATGCCTATGAGGAAAAGAAGGGAAAAAGCCTGGATACGGCAGCGAGATTCACCGGAGAGATGCTGGGAGAACTGCTTGTTTTTAAGGAAGATGAATGGGCCGCTTCTCTGAGAAGGATTGGATTCTATCTGGGTAAGTTCATATATTTGATGGATGCGTATGAGGACCTGGAAGAAGATGAAAAGAAAGACCGGTATAATCCTCTCCGTGAAATGAAAGAAAAGGAAGAGTTTGACGTTTGGTGCGGCCAGGTGCTGACCATGATGATGGCGGAATGTTCCAGGGAATTTGAGCGCCTGCCTATTTTAAAGGATATTGATATTTTACGGAATATATTGTATGCTGGTGTATGGACAAAGTACGATATCATAAAAAAGAAGAGAGCAGAAAGAACGGGAGAATAG
- a CDS encoding VOC family protein — translation MNPIIKGIHHVGIKPARKDFEKVTAFYTGLLELHLERSWTKEGARGAMVSAGGGSFIEIIEVDDGAALSPNRSVHLAFHVSDTDEMISRVRNAGYEILVEPKDVCLPSEPPYSIRVGFCRGPAGEEIEFFCER, via the coding sequence ATGAATCCGATCATTAAAGGAATCCATCATGTGGGCATCAAGCCTGCCAGAAAAGATTTTGAAAAGGTGACGGCGTTTTACACCGGCTTATTGGAGCTTCACCTGGAAAGAAGCTGGACAAAGGAGGGTGCACGGGGGGCGATGGTGTCCGCCGGAGGAGGCAGCTTTATAGAGATCATAGAAGTAGACGATGGTGCAGCTTTATCACCGAACCGATCTGTCCATCTGGCTTTTCATGTATCTGATACGGATGAAATGATATCCCGGGTGCGGAATGCGGGATATGAGATTCTTGTGGAGCCGAAGGATGTCTGTCTTCCGTCGGAGCCTCCTTATTCCATACGGGTAGGATTCTGCAGAGGACCGGCGGGTGAAGAAATTGAGTTTTTCTGTGAGCGGTGA
- a CDS encoding J domain-containing protein yields MDPYKVLGVDSSASDEEIKKAYRNLSRKYHPDSNVNSAHPEIAEAKFKEVQQAYEIIMKHRQNGGSESFDSGGYGGGTYGGREYQDPFGGFGGFGGFGGFGGFGGAYGGSSQRQNTYQSETDSHLRAAANYINSAHYKEALNVLSGISNRNGTWYYYHAAANSGLGNNIEAMESAKKAVELEPDNQQFRTLLNQLQSGGSWYQSMGEGYGRSMGGASNWCCQIIALNAILNLCCCRPF; encoded by the coding sequence ATGGACCCTTATAAAGTGCTGGGAGTGGATTCCTCGGCATCCGATGAAGAGATAAAAAAAGCATATAGGAATCTGAGCAGGAAATATCACCCGGATTCCAATGTAAACAGCGCCCATCCGGAAATTGCCGAGGCAAAGTTTAAAGAGGTTCAGCAGGCTTATGAGATCATCATGAAGCATAGGCAGAACGGAGGCAGCGAAAGCTTTGATTCCGGAGGCTATGGCGGAGGCACCTATGGGGGACGGGAATATCAGGATCCCTTCGGCGGCTTTGGGGGGTTCGGAGGCTTTGGCGGTTTCGGAGGTTTCGGAGGCGCTTACGGCGGAAGCAGTCAGCGCCAGAACACTTATCAGAGCGAGACGGACAGCCATCTCCGGGCTGCTGCTAATTATATTAATTCCGCGCACTATAAGGAAGCGCTCAACGTATTGTCAGGAATCAGCAATCGGAATGGGACCTGGTATTATTACCATGCCGCTGCCAATTCAGGACTGGGAAATAATATTGAAGCCATGGAGTCGGCGAAAAAAGCGGTTGAGCTGGAGCCGGACAACCAGCAGTTCCGTACACTGCTCAACCAGCTGCAGTCTGGAGGGAGCTGGTATCAGTCCATGGGAGAAGGCTACGGGCGGAGTATGGGCGGCGCGAGCAATTGGTGCTGCCAGATAATCGCGCTGAATGCCATATTGAATCTGTGCTGCTGCCGGCCTTTCTGA